A region of the Micropterus dolomieu isolate WLL.071019.BEF.003 ecotype Adirondacks linkage group LG10, ASM2129224v1, whole genome shotgun sequence genome:
ggggcttggcctgaccattaacacctggactgccctgacttctcactggaacgtcaggcactgccagtgtatgttccccctcaacaccccagtagtcaccagatcctcacttttcagcccgacatatccaagagatagaaatgcacaaacgggcacagtaaagcccaagatgccattgtgcagatctcttcgacacacaccccgctgaaaaagcgtcgtagacacttccacacttctgagtggaatgtgcacgcaccgggtctgttcccgcccgtgtacaggcttgggagattcgctcacaaagccagctggccaggctcttcttggacagggttttactgactgcactgaaacagacgaagagctgaccagtgcatcaaATGGgcgctgtgtgctctacataggttgttagcctagcacacatggacataATAGATGCATTCTCACTTCACTGTACCCTAAGTTGGGTAGGAgggtagaaagcatccattATTGACTCTGTActtgataaaacacagtggaccaacaccagcactTAGCACTCCAGACTGtagaaacttcacactggacttcaagcaacttggAATCTGTGTTTCTCCACTCGTCCTCCAGGCTGGGACCTTGACAAAGACATCctccaaatgaaatgcagaatTTACTGTCATCTGAAAAGAGGATGCCTGATGGCTCTTGATGCACCTACtgcagcctcagtccactccttttGAAGCTCCCCTAACTCCATACAAAGACACTTCATATTGGGTTTTCCTTTAATTGATCACCTAtctgtatctatctatctatgtttGATTGTGTTTTGGGTGAACTGGCCCTTTTATATGAATGAGTCAACCATTTTGTCTTGTCGTTTTAAGCTGTCATAAGTCATAAAAGGCCATCAACATAATGTGCCTCACTGTCTGTCGGCAGACAGTTTTGTTGCACTTGTGTCTGCAAAAAGTAAAAGGGATTGAACAAGTGATGCTATTATTTGCCTGAGCCACCCAAAAAAAGCGAGTCCTTATGTGTTTGTCGTCATTTCTGTGTAGTCCTTGTCGGATTGTTGTCTTGTCTCCCTGTGTCCGTTCGTCTACCTGTTCACTGTCTGCACGCTCATGGATTATTACACTCCACTGCTTGGATTATTGTTTTGTTACGTTGCATTGGGATTTTGGACTTTACTTTCAtcttttgaattttaataaacatGTCAAACTCATCCAGTAATTTTTCCAGTTTAGGTGAGAAAAAGTAGATGTTGCAGTGATGCCTTTGCAGCGTACCTGGAGCTGATGAATTTGGGGAAGGAAACTCCTAGCTGATCCATTTTAGTTCTTCGAAGTGTAAATATGAGAGAGTTGTAAGTGTGGATGTTGATGTTGGATAGACTGGGATGATGACAAGACTTATAGGTGGATGACAACTGCCTAGACTTTATTTCATCGTATATGGGAATGTCCACCAGTACTGTCATTCTGGAGGCAGGTGTTGGATCTGGCGAGCCAGGTCATTGATAAGGAAGTTCCCCTTAGTCCTAAAATGTGCTTATTAAACCTCTACCCAGATGGCTTTATAACCTTGAACAAAATCAGGtctttattgaatatttgtttgaattcagacacacactgtgtcacatcACAAAAACTAGGCTTGACTTATTTTTATGGTTGTTGTACATAATAAGTTTGAGTGTACACTTTCAGATTCATGACTTTGGATGCCACAGCTTCTACTTTGATCCTTAGTGCCTGTTTATTGTATGTAATGTGCCTTGCTGTATTTTTGTCGTAAAATAACAAAAGttcaaaaaatacatattttttaaaatattgccGGACTACAGAGGTGGGCGTGTTGTGCTGTGAAGAATAGCTGGTGACAGTATGAGAGGGAGTCTGCTGTTGAGGAGAGGGTTGGTGTTGGCTCTCGCGGCCTTGCCTCCAGCGTCCGCAATTTCCTGACCTCGCTGATGGAGGAGAAGAAGCCTGGGATCCGCAAGGATTTGGAGAGATCTTGTTAGGGGAGCTAGATCCCGGTGGGCCATGGTATGTTAACCACTGAGCGCAAGTGGCAAACCGTTTCAAACAGATCATGGTACAAATTGTCCTCTGAATCAGGCAAGTTGATCTATATTTCTGGATCCATAATGATTATTGGTTAAATGCAAAAAGAATTTTGTGTGACCATGTGGTAAAGCATGNNNNNNNNNNNNNNNNNNNNACAAAAACTAGGCTTGACTTATTTTTATGGTTGTTGTACATAATAAGTTTGAGTGTACACTTTCAGATTCATGACTTTGGATGCCACAGCTTCTACTTTGATCCTTAGTGCCTGTTTATTGTATGTAATGTGCCTTGCTGTATTTTTGTCGTAAAATAACAAAAGttcaaaaaatacatattttttaaaatattgccGGACTACAGAGGTGGGCGTGTTGTGCTGTGAAGAATAGCTGGTGACAGTATGAGAGGGAGTCTGCTGTTGAGGAGAGGGTTGGTGTTGGCTCTCGCGGCCTTGCCTCCAGCGTCCGCAATTTCCTGACCTCGCTGATGGAGGAGAAGAAGCCTGGGATCCGCAAGGATTTGGAGAGATCTTGTTAGGGGAGCTAGATCCCGGTGGGCCATGGTATGTTAACCACTGAGCGCAAGTGGCAAACCGTTTCAAACAGATCATGGTACAAATTGTCCTCTGAATCAGGCAAGTTGATCTATATTTCTGGATCCATAATGATTATTGGTTAAATGCAAAAAGAATTTTGTGTGACCATGTGGTAAAGCATGTCTTGCTTCGAGACAAACGGGGCAGGCTGAGAAGAACAGGTATATCTGAGACACAGGAATGAAGGTACAGGCAGAGGTAACTAAAATGCTAAGGTTGGAATCTAGGTCTAAACGGTTAGGTCTAACACACAGAGGAGATAAGGAAATATACTGAGATAAGTGGCTGGAACTGTGTTACACGAAAAAGACAATCTGGTGACTACACAAAAGCTAGCTGGGTATTTATcagaccgttctcatctcagggcgtctaATACCaccgctttcagaaaaagtgacaaagcgtagttatttgacccCAAAGGAACACTTCAGCGTCTGTGTGAGACACCCCAGGTGCGTCTCTATGTGATATTTCCAGATGCGTCTGTATGTGACAGTGGTCGCTCAGCGTCATCTGTGGCTATTGCTGACAGAGCTCCCTGCGACGCAGTGATCTGAGTTCCTTCACCAGGCTGTCAAACCCTCCCGTCTGTTCAGACAGTCTCTGGAAAGGATTTGCTGGGACTAGatcattatattacattttcaagTTTATTTGATTTAACTGTTTAGTACGATGGTATTAATTTAACTGTTTTATACTATGGAGGTTTACAAAAGTTAATGAAGTATTCcaataatttattattgtgCTTTCATATTATTGTGgaacagatgaaaaacaatgGTCAAAGCAGCAGAGCCTGAGACATCCTGGCTTTTAGTCTGTAGTACGCGCTGAGCTATTTGTTTAGATATTGGCAAATTGGTCCCATTATAAGTATACTGCAttacatcatagagtacggtctagacctgctcttttatgaaaagcgctgtgagacagctgttgttgtgatttggcgttatataaataaaattNNNNNNNNNNNNNNNNNNNNTGTCCTCTGAATCAGGCAAGTTGATCTATATTTCTGGATCCATAATGATTATTGGTTAAATGCAAAAAGAATTTTGTGTGACCATGTGGTAAAGCATGAAGCGCGGTCTGTCTTGCTTCGAGACAAACGGGGCAGGCTGAGAAGAACAGGTATATGTGAGACACACACTAGAGGAATGAAGGTACAGGCAGAGGTAACTAAAATGCTAAGGTTGGAATCTAGGTCTAAACGGTTAGGTCTAACACACAGAGGAGATAAGGAAATATACTGAGATAAGTGGCTGGAACTGTGTTACACGAAAAAGACAATCTGGTGACTACACAAAAGCTAACTGGTCTAAcaggtctagacctgctcttttatgaaaagcgctgtgagacagctgttgttgtgatttggcgttatataaataaaattgaattgaactgaatgtCCTTTTTTACAGTATACTCATGCACACAACTATtactggattactttgatacCGTAGTCTGTATACAAGAAATGGACGCAGCCATCGTGaagtcacccattggtttgtgtaCCACCATTTTTAAGCCTAGAGTTTGGCATTTGGCATCACTGATTTGggttttttgcaaccagaagtgACCACATTCAAACAAGAGGGAGGAGTAAGCTAGCAAGGAGCATCCGtcattcatgttaactgtgattgggatgctaattttggccaGTGAAAATACGGCTAGCCATCCTTGGCAGGAATACACAACTCCACAAGACCGTTGAATGGCAGgtgagcagagcagagggaaaagggtcaacaataagcctcagtctAGCTGtgaatgtacagtgtaagttataGTGACTAAAGAATtgagcttctcaagattaaagcgaaGCTACCGCCACGACACGGTTCGACGATCAGTTCACTAAATGCAAAATTTGACAATTatgattcaactatgtaaatccttagtctgGGGCACCCCTACATGTTaccattgtcattgtgagcatgttagcatactgacaatagaatttagctcaaagcaccactgtgtctAAGTACAGCATCTTTTAGTCAGTCTAAGTCAGTCTTATTTTGTAGGTTATAAACTAGGCAGCAGaattctatattttaataaattatgatattaTTATGGGCTTTGTATTGATTAGACTAGAGAAGTGGGGTTGAGTGTCCCTCACATGATGTCAAATTAAGTCTTAGACTTAAACAGTCATTCAACTATAATATGTTCAAGAATCCATCacatgaaattatttaaatttcactATTGTAGTTCAGCAGTTCTGCCACCTTATTGGAAGAAAGGAAGGTTTTGGTTCCCCCTTACACACCACATGCATTTCTTTCCATGACACTGCAGCTCTGTCATGTTTCACAAGGGCCAGAACATTTACATAAAGGAGACCTATAATTAATGCCAAAATGGAACTTGGCCCCCTTAAACTGTTTAACATATGCAGAAATAATGATAGTCTCTTAGTTTAGGCTATGTGTGCAGCAATAGTGATAAATCATTGTTTTCTTCTTGCTTGTCTCTTGCCTTTttaaatactgtactgtagtgCTAATTACACTGGTGCATAAAGAAGGAATGTGCCTTTTAGTGCAGAGGCAGAAAAGATTCTTGTCTAAGAAGTCCAGAATGGGGCCAACAATTAAaaatttgcatgtgtttgttgatgtttttgaaGACTCACCCACTGAACTAATTCAGTACACTCAATTTTAATACAAATGTATGTTTGCTGATgttgaacatttttaataaacttgAAGCGAATCAACATTACATCAAATATCTCACTCCATGTAAGCATCACATAGCTCCAGTAAAAGTTGGAACAAGCACATGTACATTTAAACATAGTGTGTTTTAACTTTTTACAAGATTGCATAAACTTGGGTGCCGGTTAGCTCAcctgtcatcccctctctctgtcccacttTCCCTTACACTCTCTTTTAAAAAAGcccaaaacataatttaaagaaaagattACATGTATTGGCAGCTCATTATAATGTATATGTTTGTGCCTCAGTCAGTATTTCaccaaaatatttgtttttacagcagtttAAAAGCATGCTGCACAGGTACAGATTGCATAGTCTAATGACACATGCTTGATCTTTATTGAACTAATTTTGATCAAACAGCTAGATTAATTACAGCACTCCAAAGATGTCAAAGCAGTTTAGTGTTAGCAAAATCACCTTGAAATATTTTCCCAGAAATTATCATTCTGAAAGCTGATCTGAACCAGCTGTAAAATAAAGCATATATGAAAGGATTGAGCATTGAATTTGACAATGCAAGCCAGTTAAGCGTTTCAGCCACAGCAACTGGCACTGAAACATTATTCAAAAGCTGAAAggtgaaacagagaaagaaaggagtCCAGCACATTAGAAAAATCCCCATAACAGTTGCAAGAGTTTTTGTGGCCTTTTTCTCCATCTTGCTGACAGTTGCTCCGGATTTTGTGCTCTGAGAGGTTGTGCTCTGTATGCTTCGTGCCTGTCTCTGTGCAACAAGGAAAATCTTCAGGTAGATACAGAGCATTATGATCACTGGGAGGTAAAATGAGAAAACAGGTCCCAAAATGTTTGCGAGTAATACATCAATATAACAGTCTTCACAGTTTTCATGGTTTAATCCAGCACTTAGAAATCCAATTGCaactaaaacagaaacactCCAGCTTACCAGGATCATGATCACAACAACGTGAACATTTATCTTAGTtgtatatgtcagaggctgACACACTGCATAATATCTGTCTATGGAAATACAGCATAAATTCAAAATAGAAGCTGTGCTCAGTGTAACATCAAAGCTCTCTCGtactttacaaaataaatctttataGTACAAACATGAACTTACAGTGACTTCCATGCTGAAAGGAAAGACTAAAATGCCAACAAGCAAGTCAGCCACAGCCAGAGACAGAATGAGAAAGTTCGTAGGAGTGTGAAGCTGTTTGAAGTAGATTATAGAGATCATTACAAGAAGGTTTCCACATGTTGTGGTAACAGATAATGATCCaaggaaaatatataataaaacacatattATGGAAGGGGTTTTTGTCAGTATGTAAGAAACATTATCTATTTCATAACAGGGATGTATAAC
Encoded here:
- the LOC123977860 gene encoding trace amine-associated receptor 1-like, which gives rise to MAPEVNVSRTYVNVIHPCYEIDNVSYILTKTPSIICVLLYIFLGSLSVTTTCGNLLVMISIIYFKQLHTPTNFLILSLAVADLLVGILVFPFSMEVTVSSCLYYKDLFCKVRESFDVTLSTASILNLCCISIDRYYAVCQPLTYTTKINVHVVVIMILVSWSVSVLVAIGFLSAGLNHENCEDCYIDVLLANILGPVFSFYLPVIIMLCIYLKIFLVAQRQARSIQSTTSQSTKSGATVSKMEKKATKTLATVMGIFLMCWTPFFLCFTFQLLNNVSVPVAVAETLNWLALSNSMLNPFIYALFYSWFRSAFRMIISGKIFQGDFANTKLL